A genome region from Dendrosporobacter quercicolus includes the following:
- a CDS encoding pseudouridine synthase, whose translation MLERLQKVISQAGIASRREAEELIKAGRVTVNGAVVTELGTKVFPGKDRVAVDGKRLTTEEHVYLMLNKPKGVITTVKDPGKRQTVIDYLKDIPQRIYPVGRLDFNTEGLLLLTNDGALTNSLIHPSHKVFKTYLAKVKGIPPEEKLDLLRIGIKLEDGITAPAQLYIVAVDQVKNSATLEITIHEGKNRQIRRMCEAIGYPIRQLKRTKFAGLTLNGLRRGQYRHLSEDEVELLQNLAVKK comes from the coding sequence ATGTTGGAACGTTTGCAAAAAGTAATTAGTCAGGCCGGCATAGCTTCCCGCAGAGAAGCTGAAGAGTTGATAAAGGCTGGCCGGGTGACGGTTAATGGTGCTGTTGTAACCGAACTTGGCACAAAGGTTTTTCCTGGCAAGGACCGGGTGGCTGTTGACGGAAAGCGCTTAACAACTGAAGAACATGTTTATCTGATGCTAAATAAGCCCAAAGGAGTGATTACCACCGTCAAAGATCCCGGCAAGCGGCAGACGGTGATAGATTATCTAAAAGATATCCCCCAGCGGATTTATCCGGTGGGCAGGCTCGATTTTAATACGGAAGGTTTGCTGCTGCTGACCAATGACGGGGCTCTTACCAATTCACTGATTCATCCCAGCCATAAAGTTTTTAAAACGTATTTGGCTAAGGTCAAAGGAATACCGCCTGAGGAGAAACTGGACTTATTAAGAATCGGCATAAAATTAGAAGACGGAATTACCGCCCCGGCGCAGCTTTATATTGTGGCTGTCGATCAGGTGAAAAATTCGGCAACTCTGGAAATTACCATTCATGAAGGTAAAAACCGGCAAATAAGAAGAATGTGCGAAGCAATTGGCTATCCGATCCGGCAGTTAAAGCGAACGAAATTTGCCGGTTTGACGTTAAACGGATTGAGGCGGGGCCAATACCGCCATTTGTCGGAGGACGAAGTGGAATTGCTGCAAAACCTGGCGGTAAAAAAATAA